Proteins from a genomic interval of Deltaproteobacteria bacterium:
- a CDS encoding class II fructose-bisphosphate aldolase yields MASNPDDLGPKVHKSDVPVYTTREDLIREVSGFTATDKALRIEDENLTRRSMDTLAFNAADFGEGKSPAPDVMRLSRYLISEVGRQLGVVPASVFPFYRAMGRGELGKPMTVAAINVRGDAYNTARALFRAALANRVGAVILEIARSEIGYTGQSPAEYAAIMTAAAVREGFKGRLFLQGDHYQINAKKYGENPEGELKALQDLIRESLVAGFGQIDIDASTLERRGEKGISVEEAVRKNAELTADLTRFVRQLEADHTLPYTVSLGGESGEVGKTNTTVEEYRAYMAILNDRLTDMGIDRGISKISVNTGTAHGGVRLPDGTLAKVNISFDTLKEISREARADGLAGAVQHGASTLPDEVFHKFVEYDTAEVHLATGFQDIIMEAMPKDFLETLYDWVRKNCAGDRKPGQTEIQFLLTTRKKAWGPNKEMIWRMDEETRRRAAERLEAKFSFLFQQLNLVDTQELVERFVPEPEVTFRYP; encoded by the coding sequence ATGGCCTCGAATCCAGACGATCTCGGCCCGAAGGTCCACAAGAGCGATGTACCCGTCTACACCACAAGGGAGGATCTGATCAGGGAAGTCTCGGGTTTTACCGCGACTGACAAGGCCCTGAGAATCGAGGATGAAAACCTCACCCGCCGCTCCATGGACACTCTGGCCTTCAATGCAGCCGACTTCGGTGAAGGGAAGAGTCCGGCTCCGGACGTCATGCGTTTGTCCAGATACCTCATTTCCGAGGTGGGCCGTCAGCTCGGGGTGGTTCCCGCTTCTGTCTTTCCCTTCTACAGAGCCATGGGGCGGGGAGAGCTCGGTAAACCCATGACGGTAGCCGCCATAAACGTGCGGGGAGACGCCTACAACACGGCCCGCGCTCTTTTCCGGGCAGCTCTGGCAAACCGTGTGGGAGCCGTGATCCTGGAGATTGCCAGATCGGAAATCGGATATACCGGGCAATCTCCTGCTGAATACGCGGCCATCATGACCGCTGCCGCGGTCAGGGAAGGGTTCAAGGGGCGCCTCTTCCTCCAGGGTGACCACTACCAGATCAACGCAAAGAAATACGGGGAAAACCCAGAGGGCGAACTCAAGGCACTCCAGGATCTTATCAGGGAGAGTCTCGTCGCCGGGTTTGGACAGATCGACATCGACGCCTCAACCCTTGAAAGGAGAGGGGAGAAGGGGATCTCGGTGGAGGAGGCTGTCCGCAAGAACGCCGAACTCACCGCCGACTTGACCCGATTCGTTCGACAACTCGAGGCAGACCACACCCTCCCCTATACCGTCTCTCTCGGAGGTGAATCGGGGGAGGTGGGTAAGACCAACACCACGGTAGAGGAGTACCGGGCCTACATGGCCATTCTCAATGACAGACTGACCGACATGGGAATCGACAGAGGAATAAGCAAGATCTCTGTCAACACCGGCACCGCCCATGGCGGTGTTCGTCTTCCAGACGGCACCCTTGCAAAGGTCAACATCAGTTTCGATACCCTCAAGGAGATCAGCCGTGAGGCCCGGGCAGACGGGCTTGCAGGGGCCGTGCAACACGGCGCTTCGACCCTACCCGATGAGGTTTTCCACAAATTCGTGGAGTATGATACAGCGGAGGTTCATCTGGCCACCGGATTCCAGGATATTATCATGGAGGCCATGCCCAAGGACTTCCTCGAGACCCTCTATGACTGGGTGAGGAAGAACTGTGCCGGTGACAGGAAACCCGGACAGACGGAGATCCAGTTTCTCCTGACCACGAGGAAGAAGGCCTGGGGGCCCAACAAGGAGATGATCTGGAGAATGGATGAAGAGACCAGGAGGAGGGCCGCAGAGCGACTTGAGGCGAAGTTCTCCTTTCTCTTTCAGCAACTCAACCTTGTCGACACCCAGGAGTTGGTGGAGAGGTTCGTCCCGGAACCTGAGGTGACCTTTCGCTATCCATAG
- a CDS encoding ABC transporter ATP-binding protein, giving the protein MPGIVLKSISKSIRGQKILDNVSMEIEEGSFVCLLGPAGGGKTTLLKIIAGLETPDRGSVFFGNDDVTDLPPNMRNVSMVFQDFALYPHMSVFKNLASPLAAKRLPASQIQKKVEEVAGFLKIDRFLTRKITQLSGGEMQRVAIGRALAKEAKIVLFDEVFVNLDYKLREEMRVEFKKLVGTLNITTVFSTPDPEDALSLADRVAVVNNGKIIQYDEMRKVYEYPVDVFTGSYFGYPEMNLIDCTVTEKDDGRPTIDTGAFAIPIENTEGGSKAIKPGDYVLGLRPENIRIGNKPEGPIAVRGKMILTEVIGSDTIVHIAVGPHTIHAFVPGIYRSASDQDLYVGFEPKDVYLFDREKGTLETRGI; this is encoded by the coding sequence ATGCCTGGGATCGTCTTGAAGAGCATCAGCAAAAGCATCCGCGGCCAGAAGATACTGGACAATGTCTCCATGGAGATCGAGGAAGGGTCGTTTGTATGTCTCCTCGGTCCTGCAGGAGGAGGCAAGACCACACTGCTCAAGATCATTGCAGGGCTGGAGACGCCGGACCGGGGAAGCGTTTTCTTCGGAAACGACGATGTCACGGACCTGCCGCCCAACATGCGCAACGTGAGCATGGTCTTTCAGGATTTCGCTCTCTACCCTCACATGTCCGTGTTCAAGAATCTCGCCAGCCCCCTTGCAGCCAAAAGACTGCCGGCTTCTCAGATACAGAAGAAAGTCGAGGAAGTGGCCGGATTCCTGAAGATCGATCGATTCCTCACTAGAAAGATCACCCAGCTGAGCGGAGGTGAGATGCAGCGGGTGGCTATCGGAAGGGCCCTTGCCAAGGAGGCCAAGATCGTTCTCTTCGACGAGGTCTTCGTGAACCTGGACTACAAGCTCAGGGAGGAGATGAGGGTCGAGTTCAAGAAGCTGGTGGGCACCTTGAACATCACCACCGTGTTCTCCACCCCAGACCCCGAGGATGCCCTCTCCTTGGCGGACAGGGTGGCGGTGGTGAACAACGGGAAAATCATACAGTACGACGAGATGAGGAAGGTCTACGAGTACCCCGTGGACGTCTTTACCGGCTCCTATTTCGGCTATCCGGAGATGAATCTCATCGATTGCACGGTCACGGAAAAGGATGATGGCCGACCTACCATCGACACGGGCGCTTTTGCGATCCCAATAGAGAATACAGAAGGTGGGAGCAAGGCGATAAAGCCGGGAGACTACGTCCTGGGATTGAGACCCGAAAACATTCGTATAGGCAACAAGCCAGAAGGACCCATAGCCGTTCGAGGAAAGATGATCCTGACAGAGGTGATCGGGTCGGACACCATCGTGCACATCGCCGTGGGACCGCACACGATTCACGCCTTTGTCCCGGGCATCTACCGGAGTGCATCGGATCAGGATCTATATGTCGGTTTCGAACCAAAGGACGTCTATCTCTTCGACAGGGAGAAGGGAACATTGGAAACGAGGGGGATATAA
- a CDS encoding ABC transporter ATP-binding protein, with the protein MARIVLEGVKKVFDRTVVAVDDVSLEIPDGEIVSLLGPSGCGKTTTMRLIAGFEDADEGRIFIDDKDVTTWPPQKRNLSMVFQFPVVYDTMTIYDNIAAPLHALKYRKEKIREVVEDAIAKFEIDSSLLRKKASNLSISDRQRVSLAHAFAIERNAYILDEPFSNIDPKSRVKLTKYVRDTQRKMGNTLIFVTHSQSEALTLSDKIAVMKDGKILQYGSPEEIYSRPASTFVGWFLGNPGMNFIECSLAEKEGRLLLDAGSFTAHENLPPRYEGKLSGREKVTLGIRPEDVAISKEGKSHYIPCVCHFVEQVGSRLLLNVELGKEVMINIKVPMDVDVDLGDRLYVYFPEEKIMLFDVASGEALV; encoded by the coding sequence ATGGCAAGGATCGTCCTGGAGGGGGTAAAAAAGGTTTTCGACCGAACCGTCGTCGCCGTCGATGATGTGTCCCTTGAGATCCCGGACGGAGAGATCGTGTCCCTCTTGGGGCCTTCCGGCTGCGGCAAGACTACGACCATGCGGCTCATCGCTGGGTTTGAAGACGCCGATGAGGGCAGGATATTCATCGACGACAAGGACGTCACGACCTGGCCCCCGCAAAAGAGAAACCTCTCAATGGTCTTCCAGTTCCCCGTAGTCTACGACACCATGACGATATATGACAACATCGCTGCCCCCTTGCACGCCTTGAAATACCGCAAAGAGAAGATTCGAGAGGTCGTGGAGGACGCCATAGCAAAATTCGAGATCGACAGCAGCCTACTCAGAAAAAAAGCCTCCAATCTGTCGATAAGCGACCGGCAGCGCGTGAGTCTGGCCCATGCCTTTGCCATCGAAAGAAACGCCTACATTCTCGACGAGCCCTTCTCCAATATCGATCCCAAGTCGAGGGTGAAGCTGACAAAGTACGTAAGGGACACCCAGAGGAAGATGGGCAATACCCTTATTTTTGTGACCCACAGCCAGAGCGAAGCACTGACCCTTTCCGACAAGATCGCCGTGATGAAAGACGGCAAGATACTGCAGTACGGCAGCCCGGAGGAGATCTACTCGAGGCCAGCCAGTACGTTTGTCGGGTGGTTCCTCGGCAACCCGGGGATGAATTTCATAGAGTGCTCTCTCGCAGAGAAAGAGGGTAGGCTCCTTCTCGACGCAGGTTCCTTTACTGCCCACGAGAACCTTCCCCCTCGATACGAAGGGAAACTCTCAGGGAGGGAGAAGGTCACCCTAGGGATAAGACCCGAGGACGTGGCGATCTCCAAGGAGGGAAAATCTCACTACATCCCCTGCGTCTGTCACTTCGTGGAGCAGGTTGGAAGCAGGCTCCTCCTTAACGTCGAGCTGGGCAAAGAAGTCATGATCAACATCAAGGTGCCCATGGACGTCGACGTGGACCTGGGCGACAGACTCTATGTCTATTTTCCGGAGGAGAAGATAATGCTCTTTGATGTGGCCAGCGGCGAAGCCTTAGTGTAG
- a CDS encoding iron-containing alcohol dehydrogenase, giving the protein MKGFEFWLPTRIVFGVGEVSRIGELAVSLGKRALIVSDKHLKELGLVERVEGRLREKGVEAIEFSEVTPNPLSTMINDTASAMAGEGIDFVVGIGGGSSIDFAKGLAIRLTHEDDIWNYIDVGGKSVSRATSRTLPIVVVVTTAGTGSEVTPFAVMTNPEVSEKCGIVNENIFPRVSIVDPELTLSVPPRLTASTGIDALSHAIESFINRQTHGYSEMASLQAIRLVSQNLPTAVADGRNLEARSRMAWAATLAGIAISHANTTLVHAMGHPISGRFDVGHGEAMSMGLPAMMRHSWMLDMEKFARIGEAMGVDVGRPSVKEAAKKSVEAVEELLDEVDLRARMSDYGIRESDIDDLARDATGYMVGCLESHPYRFSLEEVKEIYREIL; this is encoded by the coding sequence ATGAAGGGTTTTGAGTTCTGGTTGCCAACGAGGATAGTTTTCGGAGTGGGTGAGGTGTCGAGGATAGGAGAACTCGCCGTGTCCTTGGGAAAGAGGGCTCTCATCGTCTCGGACAAGCACCTCAAGGAGCTGGGTCTGGTCGAGCGAGTCGAGGGAAGGCTCAGGGAAAAGGGTGTTGAAGCCATCGAATTCAGTGAGGTTACACCGAATCCGCTTTCCACCATGATCAACGATACCGCATCTGCCATGGCAGGTGAGGGGATCGATTTCGTGGTGGGGATCGGCGGGGGAAGCTCCATCGATTTTGCCAAGGGGCTCGCCATAAGGCTGACCCATGAGGATGACATCTGGAACTACATCGATGTTGGAGGAAAGAGCGTCTCCCGTGCCACGAGCAGGACACTCCCCATCGTGGTGGTTGTAACCACCGCAGGGACAGGGTCGGAGGTCACTCCCTTTGCGGTCATGACCAACCCGGAGGTTTCGGAGAAGTGCGGGATCGTGAACGAGAATATCTTTCCCAGGGTCTCCATCGTCGATCCCGAGCTGACTCTTTCTGTCCCTCCCAGACTCACCGCTTCCACGGGTATAGATGCCCTGTCCCATGCCATAGAGTCCTTTATCAACCGGCAAACCCATGGGTATTCCGAGATGGCGTCCCTTCAGGCTATCCGGTTGGTCTCTCAGAACCTACCTACCGCGGTTGCCGACGGGAGGAATCTGGAGGCACGAAGCAGGATGGCATGGGCGGCGACTCTGGCCGGTATCGCCATCAGCCATGCAAATACGACTCTTGTCCATGCCATGGGGCATCCCATAAGCGGTCGTTTCGATGTGGGCCATGGGGAGGCCATGTCGATGGGGCTGCCGGCCATGATGCGGCACAGCTGGATGTTGGACATGGAAAAATTCGCCCGGATCGGCGAAGCCATGGGCGTAGATGTGGGACGGCCCAGTGTGAAAGAGGCAGCGAAAAAGAGCGTTGAGGCCGTGGAAGAGCTGCTCGATGAGGTCGATCTCCGAGCCAGGATGAGTGACTACGGAATCAGAGAGTCTGACATCGACGATCTGGCCAGGGATGCCACAGGGTACATGGTCGGATGTCTCGAATCTCACCCCTACCGGTTCAGCCTGGAAGAGGTCAAGGAGATCTACCGGGAAATCCTGTAG
- a CDS encoding iron-containing alcohol dehydrogenase yields MRFVFVAPGRIVFGEGTIGEAAPLVREVGRHPLIITGRAVTRAAPLLVWLEREGISHTILPVVGEPSTETIRLGIEKARDARCDMIISIGGGSVLDTGKALALLLTNGGDPLDYLEVVGRGLPLTKGPMPYMTIPTTASGAEVTRNAVLFSPEHRVKASLRSRLLVPRVVLIDPELTYTVPPEVTANTGLDAIAQVVEPYVSVKANPMTDALCREGMTRAARSLRRVYEKGDDREARRDMCLAGLLGGLALSNAGLGAVHGFAGVIGGIVSAPHGAICGALLPHVTAVNIRALERRSPGDPGLKRYEEIARVLTGNAGARAGDGTAWLQKLCADLRIPSLAALGVRREDLPVIIDKASVARSMKGNPVELTRGAMEEILERAL; encoded by the coding sequence ATGCGTTTTGTGTTCGTTGCCCCCGGGCGGATTGTCTTTGGAGAGGGCACCATAGGGGAGGCCGCTCCCCTGGTGAGAGAGGTGGGGAGGCATCCCCTGATTATTACGGGCCGTGCAGTTACCCGGGCCGCGCCTCTGCTGGTCTGGCTGGAGAGGGAAGGGATTTCTCATACGATCCTTCCCGTCGTTGGAGAGCCCAGCACTGAAACGATCCGCCTCGGAATCGAGAAGGCCCGGGATGCAAGGTGTGACATGATAATCTCAATCGGAGGTGGAAGCGTGCTCGACACGGGCAAGGCTCTCGCCCTCCTCTTGACCAACGGTGGGGACCCCCTGGATTATCTCGAGGTGGTGGGCCGGGGTTTACCCCTGACCAAGGGACCGATGCCCTACATGACGATCCCGACGACGGCCTCTGGTGCGGAGGTGACCCGCAATGCCGTGCTCTTCTCCCCCGAGCACCGCGTAAAGGCCAGCCTGCGCAGCCGACTGCTCGTACCCCGCGTGGTCCTTATCGATCCCGAACTTACCTACACCGTGCCACCGGAGGTCACTGCCAATACCGGGCTGGACGCCATTGCTCAGGTCGTGGAACCCTATGTTTCGGTCAAGGCCAATCCCATGACCGATGCCCTCTGTAGGGAGGGGATGACTCGTGCGGCCCGGTCGTTGCGCAGGGTCTATGAGAAAGGCGACGATCGAGAGGCCAGGAGGGACATGTGCCTGGCCGGTCTTCTGGGAGGACTGGCGCTGTCCAATGCGGGATTGGGGGCGGTCCATGGTTTCGCAGGGGTGATCGGCGGGATTGTTTCCGCGCCACACGGGGCGATCTGCGGAGCTCTGCTGCCCCATGTTACGGCCGTCAACATCCGGGCCCTTGAGAGACGTTCGCCAGGGGACCCGGGACTGAAACGATACGAGGAGATCGCCAGGGTCCTGACGGGAAATGCAGGCGCGAGGGCCGGGGACGGTACCGCATGGCTGCAGAAGCTCTGTGCCGACCTGCGGATCCCCTCCCTGGCCGCTCTGGGAGTCAGGAGAGAGGACCTCCCGGTGATCATAGACAAGGCCTCTGTTGCCAGGAGCATGAAGGGCAACCCCGTAGAGCTGACCCGCGGCGCGATGGAGGAGATTTTGGAACGGGCCCTCTAG
- a CDS encoding carbohydrate ABC transporter permease: MVRRESPAYKIFRAAFLIFFIAVFLLPIWWMIKTSLIARIYTVVYPPHYLPRPIEFEGYVRVWEHQGIPTYYFNTVFVNVVGAVLALVLGIPAAYAASRFEFRQKDNIMFTILSTRFLPPATALVPIFILFKWVRLVDSKWGLVIAYAGLNVPIVIWVLKSFMDEIPRAMEESYLLDGHSRIKSFFNIIIPLSAPGIAAMFMICNFLTWGEFLIAAVLTTTTSAQTLPVGAAMLEGDIGILWQQIAACGVMAAVPITLIIIFFQRYLVRGFSFGILK, from the coding sequence ATGGTAAGAAGAGAGAGTCCGGCGTACAAGATCTTCAGGGCGGCTTTCCTTATCTTTTTTATTGCAGTATTTCTTCTCCCCATCTGGTGGATGATCAAGACCTCTCTCATCGCCCGGATCTATACGGTCGTCTATCCGCCTCACTACCTGCCGAGACCAATCGAATTCGAGGGATACGTCCGGGTCTGGGAACACCAGGGCATACCAACCTATTATTTCAATACGGTATTTGTAAACGTCGTGGGAGCGGTGCTCGCGCTGGTCCTCGGTATCCCGGCGGCCTATGCAGCCAGCCGGTTCGAATTCCGGCAGAAGGACAACATAATGTTCACCATCCTGAGTACCCGTTTCCTGCCGCCGGCCACGGCGCTTGTGCCGATCTTCATCCTCTTCAAGTGGGTCAGGCTGGTCGACTCAAAATGGGGGCTGGTCATTGCTTACGCCGGGCTCAACGTGCCCATCGTGATTTGGGTCTTGAAGTCCTTCATGGACGAAATACCGAGGGCCATGGAAGAGAGCTACCTGCTCGACGGCCATTCCCGGATAAAGTCGTTTTTCAACATCATCATACCTCTGAGCGCCCCCGGCATCGCTGCAATGTTCATGATCTGCAATTTCTTGACATGGGGGGAGTTTCTCATCGCGGCCGTTCTCACCACCACGACCTCGGCCCAGACCCTCCCGGTGGGGGCAGCCATGCTCGAGGGGGATATCGGGATCCTGTGGCAACAGATCGCCGCCTGTGGGGTGATGGCGGCAGTTCCCATCACCCTGATCATCATATTCTTCCAGCGTTACCTGGTTAGAGGTTTCTCTTTCGGCATCCTGAAATAG
- a CDS encoding zinc dependent phospholipase C family protein, giving the protein MIYSLVLLFCGVFLLLPEPAWAWGPATHLQLGSHLLRDLSALSPFLQDLLRSFPHDYLYGCISADIIIGKRYTRYEKHCHNWSAGLQVLSSARTDAQKSFAYGYLSHLAADTVAHNYFIPLQMIIHYQAGAMQHPYWELRFDHLMGPRAWEMTLTMAKRLGMKHNPILDGVLHDTLFPFLVSKGIFNGLLLVLQTKHWQRMVGRLSSRVSWVLPPGEARRLMGLSIHLTTLVLEKTQNGSLLRSDPTGRMSLKRARALGRRLASLHRRGRLEKHRLDRLVSRLRADLGEGIAGSEPSHVTTSSASDRCGSH; this is encoded by the coding sequence ATGATCTATTCGCTCGTTTTGCTCTTCTGTGGGGTGTTCCTTCTCCTCCCGGAGCCCGCCTGGGCTTGGGGCCCTGCAACCCATCTCCAACTGGGGTCACATCTACTACGGGATCTTTCGGCTCTTTCGCCATTTCTCCAGGACCTCCTCAGATCCTTTCCCCACGACTATCTCTATGGATGCATCAGCGCGGATATTATCATAGGCAAGAGATATACGAGGTATGAAAAACACTGCCACAACTGGTCGGCGGGCCTTCAGGTTCTGTCGTCAGCCAGGACCGATGCACAGAAATCTTTTGCCTACGGGTATCTCAGCCACCTGGCTGCCGACACCGTGGCTCACAACTACTTCATCCCCCTCCAGATGATCATCCACTATCAGGCCGGAGCCATGCAGCACCCCTACTGGGAGCTCAGGTTCGACCATCTCATGGGCCCCAGAGCCTGGGAAATGACCCTCACGATGGCCAAGAGACTCGGGATGAAGCACAATCCCATCCTTGACGGCGTGCTCCACGACACCCTCTTCCCGTTTCTTGTGAGCAAGGGGATCTTCAACGGGCTCCTCCTGGTCCTGCAGACCAAACACTGGCAGAGGATGGTCGGCCGCCTCTCCAGTCGGGTGTCATGGGTTCTCCCCCCCGGCGAAGCGAGGAGACTGATGGGGCTCTCCATTCATCTCACCACCCTGGTTCTGGAGAAGACCCAGAATGGCTCTCTTTTGCGGTCCGATCCCACCGGGCGGATGAGTCTCAAGAGAGCCAGAGCCCTGGGCCGCCGCCTCGCCTCACTCCATCGCCGGGGCAGACTCGAGAAGCACCGGTTGGACCGGTTGGTAAGCCGACTGAGGGCCGATCTGGGGGAGGGGATTGCTGGCAGCGAGCCTTCCCACGTGACAACTTCCTCAGCCTCTGATCGATGCGGCTCTCACTGA
- a CDS encoding sugar ABC transporter permease, translating to MEAEKSGLAYSAVTQETAVPTRKKKKSKGYLLIWPAFAFVLFFLIIYPFGYNVYQSFFEYSMLTDTSRFVGFGNYIGLFTKIDYLRSLWTGGLIAVVSLAIETVLGLAIAIVLNQKFKGRVVARILLILPLGTIPVINGYMFNVLFFPNASVVDHILNFLGLVHGPIPWLQDPTLARIVIILLDVWQWTSFMIIILLAGLSAIPESSYELARLDNMSKWTTFWRITLPKIKFPLALAMLIRGMDLLKFFDGVFALTKGGPQSATETVSFYIFRTGFRTFNIGFASAASVIVWAIIWVAAFIVITKMFGTSEAKA from the coding sequence ATGGAAGCTGAGAAGTCTGGCCTCGCCTACTCGGCGGTCACCCAGGAGACCGCCGTTCCCACCCGGAAGAAGAAAAAGAGTAAGGGCTACCTTCTGATCTGGCCGGCTTTTGCCTTTGTCCTCTTTTTTCTCATCATATATCCCTTCGGCTACAACGTCTATCAGAGCTTCTTCGAGTACTCCATGCTGACCGATACCTCGAGATTCGTGGGCTTCGGCAACTATATCGGCCTCTTCACGAAGATCGACTATCTCAGAAGCCTCTGGACAGGGGGGCTCATCGCGGTCGTCTCACTGGCCATCGAAACGGTCTTGGGGCTTGCCATCGCAATTGTGCTCAACCAGAAATTCAAGGGGAGGGTGGTGGCCCGGATCCTCCTGATTCTTCCCCTGGGCACGATCCCCGTTATCAACGGGTACATGTTCAATGTTCTCTTCTTCCCCAACGCGAGTGTGGTGGATCACATACTCAACTTCCTGGGATTGGTCCACGGCCCTATCCCATGGCTCCAGGATCCGACTCTGGCCCGAATCGTGATCATCCTCCTCGATGTTTGGCAGTGGACCTCCTTCATGATCATTATCCTGCTGGCAGGACTCTCCGCCATTCCAGAATCGTCCTATGAGCTGGCCCGGCTGGACAACATGTCCAAATGGACCACCTTCTGGCGAATCACCCTTCCAAAGATAAAATTTCCTCTGGCATTGGCCATGTTGATCAGGGGCATGGACCTGCTGAAGTTTTTCGACGGGGTCTTTGCTCTTACAAAAGGGGGACCCCAAAGCGCCACGGAAACCGTCAGCTTCTACATCTTCAGGACAGGCTTCAGAACTTTCAACATAGGGTTTGCATCGGCCGCTTCCGTCATCGTGTGGGCCATAATCTGGGTTGCCGCGTTTATCGTTATTACCAAGATGTTCGGAACCAGCGAGGCCAAAGCCTAG
- a CDS encoding MATE family efflux transporter produces the protein MEDGVDRPRGRRVSPSGQRGSPYRDLTRGSLLSSLWALALPMIVANVLQNAFSVVDMVFVGRLGPTAIAAVAVSGLVMMVAWTLLIGIAISTVATVSRFFGAGDLVQADAAAVQSLILGGLISVFLVFFGLFLGDPVLRVLGATAEMMGAASAYFRIVFTGSFTLVFMFLSGAILRGAGDAKTPMVILMVATTLNILLDPLLIFGPWLFPRLEVRGAAYATVLGQGVAMVLGLWVLVRGHSRIHVHIPRFRVDPKLMKRMILIAIPGTFQGGLRSLAHLGLIKIVALYGTLAVAAFGIGLRINLLVMMVGWAIGGAASTLVGQNLGARRPERAERSAWLSAGIFCVFMVLAGAAFFLFADPVIRLFNRSPGVVEIGRAYLRTITLSYPFLGLSMIFAMSFNGAGDTRTPALIIGLTFIGLMIPLALILPRFILPRTSGIWWAMAVSITLQGIIMVAAFKRGRWKEQGI, from the coding sequence ATGGAGGACGGAGTAGACAGGCCAAGGGGCAGGAGGGTGAGCCCTTCCGGGCAAAGAGGCTCTCCCTATCGCGACCTCACCCGGGGCTCTCTCCTGAGCAGCCTCTGGGCCCTGGCTCTTCCCATGATCGTGGCCAACGTTCTGCAGAACGCCTTCTCCGTGGTGGACATGGTCTTTGTGGGGAGGCTCGGACCCACTGCCATTGCCGCCGTGGCGGTAAGCGGGCTGGTCATGATGGTGGCCTGGACGCTTCTGATCGGGATCGCCATCAGCACCGTGGCCACGGTCTCGAGATTCTTCGGAGCGGGTGACCTGGTCCAGGCCGATGCGGCTGCGGTCCAGTCTTTGATCCTGGGGGGACTGATCTCGGTTTTCCTGGTTTTCTTCGGTCTCTTCCTGGGAGACCCTGTGTTGAGAGTCCTGGGAGCCACGGCTGAGATGATGGGGGCCGCCTCGGCTTATTTCAGAATAGTCTTTACCGGATCCTTCACCCTGGTCTTCATGTTCCTTTCAGGAGCGATTCTCCGTGGGGCCGGAGATGCGAAAACCCCGATGGTGATTCTCATGGTCGCCACAACCCTCAATATCCTCTTGGATCCCCTCTTGATATTCGGTCCGTGGCTCTTCCCCCGTCTCGAGGTGAGGGGGGCGGCCTATGCCACCGTGCTGGGCCAGGGGGTCGCCATGGTGCTGGGCCTGTGGGTTCTCGTGCGTGGCCACTCGAGGATCCATGTCCACATCCCCCGGTTCCGTGTCGACCCCAAGTTGATGAAACGGATGATCCTCATCGCGATCCCCGGGACCTTTCAGGGCGGACTCAGGAGTCTTGCCCATCTCGGGCTGATCAAGATCGTCGCCCTTTACGGGACTCTGGCGGTGGCTGCCTTTGGTATCGGTCTCAGAATCAACCTGCTTGTCATGATGGTCGGCTGGGCCATCGGCGGAGCCGCTTCCACCCTTGTAGGGCAGAACCTGGGAGCGCGAAGGCCCGAGCGGGCCGAGAGAAGCGCCTGGTTGAGCGCGGGCATCTTCTGCGTGTTCATGGTCCTCGCAGGGGCAGCGTTTTTTCTCTTCGCCGATCCCGTGATCCGCCTTTTCAACCGCAGCCCGGGGGTAGTCGAGATAGGGAGGGCCTATCTCCGCACGATCACCCTCAGCTATCCTTTCCTGGGATTGAGCATGATCTTTGCCATGTCCTTCAACGGAGCGGGTGATACACGGACTCCCGCCCTGATCATCGGTCTCACATTCATCGGTCTCATGATTCCTTTGGCTCTGATCCTCCCCCGTTTCATCCTCCCCAGAACGTCGGGTATATGGTGGGCCATGGCCGTCTCCATAACGCTCCAGGGGATCATCATGGTTGCGGCCTTCAAGCGTGGGAGATGGAAGGAGCAGGGCATCTAG